The region CCGATCCTCAGCACTCTCCACCTTACCAGCATCAGCATTACCATTAAcattatcattaatattagaATTAGTACTAGCATTACCATTAGcattatcattaatattagaATTAGTACTAGCATTAACATTAACATCGGCATTTGCATCAGAAACATCTTCATTGGCGTTTTCAGCATCCACTTTATCAACCACTTCTTCCTCACCCTTTTTACTATTCaactttttattcctcATCGCATTTGATAATGCTTTACGGTTAAGCTTATATACgtttgttatattattgttatagtTAATCACTGtgtaataattataaatttgaatacTATTTATGGCATTTTCATAATCATCCTCTACATCTTTATCGTTGTAATGGCCACTACTGTCAACATTCACATCCTCATCTATATCAGCTGTACTAGTACTACCAGTAGCACTAATATTCAAGTCGTCTCctatattatatatgtgtaataacTTATAGTAGTCTCCGTGTGCgtatttttcttcttcatcaacATCCATCTCATCGCCTTCTTTATTGGCGGCATCGGTGTTATTAGCTGTAGTACTTGGTGCTCCAACCTCACCCTCGTTGACTTCATTCGTCAGCAGTGATTTCAAATACTTGTATTGCGACCTTAGGTTACTCGGCATATTACCCTTATCTATCTTCCTGTTCGTCATCTTCAACACCTTTTTaagcttatttatttttacctttAACTTTTCATTGACTCTTCTAAGTCTTTTATTCCTTCGCACTTCAACTTCCGAGTCATTCAACAACTTGTACGTGTATATGTGCTTGTTGTACGCTACAAACAGCAGATCTATCCTACCATCGTCGAGGGTGGAACTACCTCTGGCATAGTCTCCAGGTTCCCTCGCCATGTCATCTGATAATCCCCCTGTCGTTTTATCGCCAAGTACTTCACTTCTTCCACCGTTTACATCCAAATCCATGCTATAGTTAACGGCTTTGTCGACGCCACCTATCCCCGTGACATCTGGGTAATATGTAACGTGCTGTAGGTATTTACTCTTCAGGTAGTTGTGTtgattttcaattttatacagCAATCCCACTTCGTTCAGGTCCTTGATTTTATAACAGTGTATGACATTATTGTTCTTATAGTTTACGTATAACTTATCCTAAACCAATATCAGATACAACTTTAGTAATATCTATACTACTCCTAGTCATACTAATAGATACCTCTATACATCTATACTTTGTAAATCCCTTAAATATTCTACTTACCGAGCTTATAATGAAGTGGTTGAACTGCAACAAAGGCTctattattgtatttatgcACGTTTCATTGATTATAtcccatattttaatcatattATCCTTCGACATACTAAATATGTATCCCAACTCGTCCTTGTTTTCCAGCTGGTTTTCCTCTTTGATCTCATTACCAAACGAACCAGGCCTACTTTTCTTACTAATATGTCCTGGCCctttttgatttttatttttttcactGACTATTAGCTTATCATTAAAGTAATAAACTGTCGACAGTATAATATTCTTGTGTCCCTTCAATTTATACAGTAATTCGCCGTCAAACACGCTCCAAACCAATATATTCCCGTCGTTACTTCCGCTGATCAGCAGCTCTTCGTTTACGCTAAACCATATTCatgaatgtgtaactaCATTACCTCAGTGATAGGCACGTAATCGCCGATTTATGTCCTATAAGCACATTATCTTCGTTTACTATCAACACTCCACTGTTATTTAAACCgttactattatttatttctgCTAAAAGCTCATTCGTATATAGGAATCTTCTTATTATCCCATCTTTGTATCCAACAAACAAATACTTGTAGTCCGACTCCTTTactttattactttttgaattatttgttaatataaaacaaacaacAAGCGATGAAGGATTATATTCGTCCTTTTTAAAGtcaaatttgatttttatttcatttaatttacagttCCAAAGGCTCACGGAGTCATCGGTaccttaaaataatattatttaagCGAATTAAATGTGGatacaaattatatagTTAAATAACTAAAGAAATAAACCTGAAAAGACGAGTTCTGGAGATAAGGATTCTATAGATTTGCAGAGAGGAGAATTAACGGTACCGAATGTAGTTTCATGTAAATACCGTAAATAAGACTtaaccatttttaaaataattacgAATACACCGattaatgtacatataaattaattttatctgAAATTAGTATGGTCGAGGGAACaagaaatatatacactataAAGATGCTAAAAAAGGAGATTCCTGGGTATCTTCTATATCAATATAGGaataatgatttaaaaatgaatatcGTGTAATTTCATTATCAGCGATTTTAGCCATTATTAGCTTTTTTGCTAAAAAGGAACATCTTCtcaatttttcatttttaactgaaataaatcaaacgttcattaatttttatgtaattaaaaatatattaaatcgATAGAAAGGGTTAATATTCAAATGTGTCAGGTG is a window of Theileria orientalis strain Shintoku DNA, chromosome 2, complete genome DNA encoding:
- a CDS encoding uncharacterized protein (WD40 repeat-like domain containing protein), translating into MVKSYLRYLHETTFGTVNSPLCKSIESLSPELVFSGTDDSVSLWNCKLNEIKIKFDFKKDEYNPSSLVVCFILTNNSKSNKVKESDYKYLFVGYKDGIIRRFLYTNELLAEINNSNGLNNSGVLIVNEDNVLIGHKSAITCLSLSVNEELLISGSNDGNILVWSVFDGELLYKLKGHKNIILSTVYYFNDKLILGYIFSMSKDNMIKIWDIINETCINTIIEPLLQFNHFIISSVSRIFKGFTKYRCIEDKLYVNYKNNNVIHCYKIKDLNEVGLLYKIENQHNYLKSSSTLDDGRIDLLFVAYNKHIYTYKLLNDSEVEVRRNKRLRRVNEKLKVKINKLKKVLKMTNRKIDKGNMPSNLRSQYKYLKSLLTNEVNEGEVGAPSTTANNTDAANKEGDEMDVDEEEKYAHGDYYKLLHIYNIGDDLNISATGSTSTADIDEDVNVDSSGHYNDKDVEDDYENAINSIQIYNYYTVINYNNNITNVYKLNRKALSNAMRNKKLNSKKGEEEVVDKVDAENANEDVSDANADVNVNASTNSNINDNANGNASTNSNINDNVNGNADAGKVESAEDRSVLFEKLYRLNKYHNSSVKLMKLSPDNRKLLTLSRTKMMIFNTQNNNVANYTSNHFYYTKIDNLEEGEAVTPVERDKEYVHNVTKVVFVNNNNILLVLKSNRLLLYNINTHGFYLVTSLNNIVNEHLGTEEYPGDGLKNEIINVYYRSENQEEALLIVFKYNWVKRISLSTGSLVAELNTNQQITHSQADEKYVYLGLLNNNIIIAFYNSLKIYSTLFGHSLPLTSLAVSSDLILLASASLDKTIKIWDVKFGNILKSLLQHSKTVAQVVDKHKIKINAIQFLNNTHYLISISHDNKVKLYDCDEHVLITEISNFNYPLTLIEMSTYNQFFYITGNNCYCVSKYKISNDLIFVEEEHEKLQDQQLSKELNLNSKVLSTLEQLIEINCIQTLELDDENINEKLKNINNILRNVNYNLVYNMLLRNVVNLEYLIYVSLMISEVYLKQFVNNKTNIHKLKKQIPQILSNYLEMIQFNKSGLEHIKNVMISNNNSLKRLI